The Hippoglossus hippoglossus isolate fHipHip1 chromosome 21, fHipHip1.pri, whole genome shotgun sequence genomic sequence GAAtacatcaaaatgaaaacatcttgtGGAAGCAGTCTGATAATGGGTCAGTATCTGATCTATAGATTCATTTTAATATGTATTCATATTAATGTTAGTCCCTGTGAGTGTGCGCTTGACTGTCAGTTATATAAAGCACAAGTCAGGCCTTTTCCTACTCTGCCGCTGTCAGAGGACAATTCCTCCACTGCTTATAAAACTTGCTGGAGCAGGTTGGGTATATACAGCCTCTGGTTGTAACACAGACCTGTTTGCCCAATAGATCAGGCAACTCTCGCTGTAACTTGTGCAACTGCTTTACAAGACGtttgttttatcattaaaaaaaaagacaaactacaCGAGCAGCTTGAAGGAAGGAAGTTGCAGCTGCTTcatcattttattacatttataatatatCAATCCAGAAAagaatcagcagattaatcaataacaaTTTGTAACCGGAGACTAACAGAAAATTCCACCACAGTCTATAAGtgaaacagtttgtgtttgtgtggtagTATCCTGGTTTTGATCAGATCAGGGGTTTGGAGGATCATCCTCGCTCTGTGCATCCTGGTTTCAGAAAACCATATAAAGCTTTATGCTGGATATTGGGGCACTGATAGAAGACAGAATTGTGTGACATGTCAAGACCTGATCTTCCTTGTTGATTAAGAACATAGGGGCTGAGATGATGTGAAATCAAGACACAACACAGATGACGAGAAACCTGGGTACTGTTAGAATAATGTATCATGCTCCGTGTAAACAGTTATGATCACGACCAGGAAGAGTCTTGAAACAGAGCAACAGGTGGAATCTGTGTTTAAATCCCACaggtttttaacttttaatatctttttaaatgaaagtcttttaaaaatcacaaataaGTGATAACGTCGTCCTGAAGAATCGATTCCGAGATcaaactattttcttttcctgcattTATAGTCTGATTTTACAGCAGCATGATTTAGACAGATGGGCGGACGGGGAAACAATATGATACAAacagctgacatttttttttacaatttgtgtttttctcttttcacaggTAGAAGAGAATTTGTCCAGAGGCTTAAACTTGAAGCGACACTGAATGTACACGATGGCTGTGTAAGTGCTGCACATGTTTCTATATCTattcttcctgttttatttgcatgtgtccTCTTGCAAGGAAATATTTTACCCTCATCAGTTCCTCGGCCAGTTTGAGACCTCGGTGTCCGAACAGAGAGCAGATCTCTGACTCCGGGTCAGATGGTTAATGCCTTTTAGAAACCTGAAGCTGACAGGTTAACAGTCACGCGTCCTGTCTCAGTATCAGCACGGCTGTCTGTCCCAGCAAAacaccccaacaacaacaacaagcagttAATGTCTGCCCTGTGTAAATCAGAACTGCTACAGTAACAAGGATCAGAGggatatttatttaatacataATAGAAATATATTAGATGCTTAATCTATATATAGACGAACTGAGATATTCTATGTTAAAACTAAGGGCTGTTAAAGGCAGGACAATTATTGGAAAAGTGCTAAAACAATTAGTCAAttaacaaatgagaaaaatgttttaattggaaatatttgtttaaatgacGTGCGTTTGCTGCTTTCTTTTTATATGCAGCAAAAATTGGGAAACAAGTgggtctttttattttgaagatttcCTTTCAGGCCCTCATGCTGTAAATTATAACAAGGTTAATCAGCGTTTTGCAAACACAGGTATATTAGGCCAAATGAGTTTGCAGCTTAGAAGAAAAGATgatgcagcagcttctccacagGAAGTCATAAATTATAGAGAGCGCGCCAGTGGAGTATTAACTAAAAGGCAGAGGATGGATACTAAGAGCTGGATCTTCTGATGCACCGTGGCCTGTCACTGCTGAATGTATaaacagaggggaaaagaaaaactagaAGAGAAAGTTGGTCTGAATGTCTCTGAATTCCTGCTGACTCATGGTGGGaagtaaatatttgtaaataatcTTAGAGACCTGCAATACTGAAAGTACACAATACCTCACAAGAAGCACAGGTTcggaaaacaaatgtaattttatgGGATGACGTCTAGTTTGGGAGCCACATGGTTTATCCTCTATAAAATATCATGTGAAATGTGATGTCTTGCAACTGCTTGTTCCATATCAGTTTACAGTGAGGAGTAGAGTTAGGAAATCTGCGGATCCTCATGTCCGAGAAACTGGAATCATTAAacaatgaattaataaatactTCAGTCTAAATGTAAACTGCATGTCTGTCTTGTCTTCATCCAAGTTGTTGTGTCTCCACAGGTCAACACGATATCCTGGAACGACACAGGCGAATACATCCTGTCGGGATCAGACGACACATTTTTGGTTATTACGAACCCATACAACAAGAAGGTAGGTCTTAATCAATAAAGAAGTTATCACAGTTAAATACACAGTTCCACCTtactctgacttttttttaacgCAGGAACAAGAAAAGGAGGTAAAATCCTTGTTTTCCATTTGTGAAGAGTAGCTGAAACCTAACAGCTTGAGGTAGCACTTGACCACTAGTAGATTACTTATACTGAAAGCTTTGGATGCCTATTTTATTACAAAGTTTACATGTTTTTGGtatccccaaaaatgtaaccgTCAAACCCCCAACCTGGCTGTAACAAGCTACCAGCGATCCCACTGAGATACCTGAAGAGGCACTAAATGGTGTTTGTAGACAGTGTTTGAAATGGTTTTTCCTTAGTGTTTGTTTGccctaaaacaaacacacaaaacagtaGATAAAAAGTGGAAGAATCGCCTCATGTCTTGAGCATTGTTGTGATTCTCTGATAATAGTTTCGTGGAATAAAATCTCAACAAATCAGAACTTTTATTTCATAGTCCTTAGTCAAATTCTAAAAACCTATCCATACTTTCTCTTTCTTACAAATTTTGTTTTCAGGAAACAAATCGAATTCAGTTcagtatttcttctttttaaatgttcagagGTAGTTTAAGTATGTTAAGGATTGTCCCAACAAACATTCACGTATTTGCTTTTCTTCAGGTTAAGAAATCCATACGTTCAGGTCATCGGGCAAACATCTTCAGTGCGAAGTTCATGCCGCACACCAACGATCAGGAGATCATCTCCTGCTCGGGAGATGGCATCATCTACTACACCCACATTGAGAAGAGTCCTGAGTTCAACAGACAATGCCAGTTCACCTGTCACTATGGGACAGCTTATGAGGTACTGAACCAGAGAGATGTCAACGTAACACAGAACCTGTGCGGTAGAAATAACATATCTCacttatgttttcagttttgttttttaattctaaCCTTCCTCCCCCCCCGTGTTCTGTTTTTCATCAGATTATGACGGTACCAAATGACCCCTACACGTTTCTGTCGTGTGGGGAGGACGGCACGGTGCGATGGTTCGATCTTCGCACGAAGACGAGCTGCAATAAAGAAGACTGCAAAGATGTACGGTGACAACTGTGATATCTGTTTTCCTTTCAGAGAGCAGAAATCACACTGGGGTCTCCAACAATGTCTACTGATTAACGAGAggatcattttttaaaatcaattttaaaaatatgGCACATTTACAATGACAATAATATTATGTTCTTCCCTTCATCATGCAGTTCATGAATAACTATCATTGAATCCCTTAATATTTTTAAGTATATTTTCTATAATAATGTTTATATCTGTTTTATGACTTAAGATCTGGCTGTATCCTTTctgtatttaattaaattttctgcattttcaatTGAACGTAGTAGCAGATATTGAAGATTTTGTCCACCACATTTCCGATTATAAGTTTGCCCTCAGCACTGCTCTCTGTCCCAAAcatctttctgtctctggaGTGATCCAGTTTTCTTGGCTTCAGGCCAGTCTGCATCAGAGGAGGCCCAGTGCCTGATGGAAAGAtggatgtggtgtgtgtgtgtgcgtgcgtgcgtgtgtgtgtttcccagatTGTGTTGCTTCTTCTCGTGTTTCATGCTTCCAGACCCTCTTACTTCTCTCTCTTAGTTATCCTACAACATGTCAGTGTTACAAGTTGAACGTCCACAGCTGGAAAACTACAATTATTTTCAAGTGTATTTTTCCGATTTGCTCAACTGGACCTAATTGTTTCtccgtccgtccatctgtctggaCCTAATCCTTTGGTCTAACCCCACTGATATGAATGTGATCGacaaaatattagaaacacaTCTCAGAATAATCctgtacaatttaaaaaccatAAAGTTAAGTCAACTTctctttaaaacataaaaaatgattaCCTTAATGAAGGTAAGATTTGATTTAAGACAGTTTTATTAGACTGGTTTAGTTTAATCTTGAAATACCCAATAAACTGGTAACTAGGTGTATATTGTGATTATCTACAATTATCTGCAAATACCCCAAATCTCAAAGTGCCACTTCTTTTGTTTCTGagcagaatatttattttattcatatttaagcTCTTTAAAGTTCATcccattgtgttttcttggaTTCCAGGACATCCTGATTAACTGTCGGAGGGCAGCGACCTCTATATCCATCTCTCCACTGGTGCCATATTATCTGGCCGTGGGCTGCTCCGACAGCTCAGTGCGAATCTACGACAGACGCATGCTGGGAACCAGAGCGACAGGTCAATTCACTTATTCACTCTGCATtctctatatttatttttgataaagtGGAATTGTGCTGCCTTTTTGGATGTGATTGAATTTGTCGAGAACATCTGAACAATCAAGTTATAAATCCCTTATTGACTACAGATGTTCTTGAGATGGAAAAAATTTGGTTCACATAACCATAAAAGGGAATTTGTATTactaataatctttattttgtattattctcACAATTTGCCTTTGCAGTTATTCATTAGTAAGTGAAGGTGACAGATGGAGGGGATGAAGCAGACATGAAGAGTTTCTGAATATCTCactgtttctcttcctcaggTAACTACATGGGCCGGGGGACGACGGGCATGTGCGTTCGTTTTGTTCCCGCTCACCTGTCCAACAAGTCGTGCCGGGTGACGTCTCTCTGCTACAGCGAGGACGGGCAGGAGGTGCTGGTCAGCTACTCCTCCGATTACATCTACCTGTTCAATCCCAAAGATGACCAGGCCCGGGAGCTGAAGGGCCCGtccgaggagaggagggaggaggtgagcgCGCAGGAAAGACTCGAGTAGAGTCATCACACATCACACGAGTCCTGGCGGGTATTTTTAGTCGTGCTAGCGGCTTAGCTTTGCAGACATGAATAGCACAACAATGTCTGGAATGATCGccattaaaactttattcagaTATTCATGGTGCCCTGAAGATAAATCCCACTGACTATTTGATTTGTAGTCACTTTGATCTTAGCCTGCTTTACCTGGGTTTAGTGTGTAAGCTAAATGCAAAGTAGaactgaggctgatgggaatatAATCGGTTTTGCAGGTGTTCGGTTgtgaacaaaaatattaaagctAAAGTTAATGACCTGAGGATCATTAGTCAGTAGGATACAACCTGTGGGGACCATGGAAGGATTGTTTGTTGTGAACAGAGCCGATGTCTGCTTGTTGTTGCTGTCTGCTTCCTTGAGAGCACTGCGGACATCAGAGCTAAATCTGTACTGGCTGATGCAGTGCAGTGAATGGAGCAAAATGACCCTGAGCGAGAGACGAGGACGGAGGTGAGGGGGAAGAAGTGCAGTGatgaagaaggaaagaaaaacatgaaaattagTAAAAAATCGAATCTACAGCATGAGTATTTTCTTAGATTTATTTTGGTCATTGTATATCTGTCTGGTTGAGGGCTGAGTTTGGTGATCAGATAAATGAACAGCCAGGAAAACTGGACCTCAGATAAACATAGGTGTTCATGGTGAGAACCAGTCGCTGCtgcacatgtgagtgaatgtgcTGGATCATGGTGCCAGCGTTTCAAAGCCTCGTGGTGAGTTCAGCTGTGTCGAGATGCAACCACCACACACATTCCTTTCCAAATTCAGCGACTGACGCAGGCAGTGTTCCTCTGTCCTCCAAAATAGTTCAGGacgaggggggtggggggtgccAGCCAAGAAGAAGCAGCTCATTACCCAGccctcccctttttttttttatacctgtGACCCCATTTTTTTCAggggctttttttcccccttgctACTATTTCATTCATCCTCTTGCTCCCTTTCACCACCTCCAGCCCATGTGCAGACCGATGACATTTCTTAAGTAAAGCAGTTGATAGTCGCTGCACTAAGACCCCCTTTTTCTATTTCTGGCCGTCAGCCTGTTGCCCTGTAGCAGTGAGAGCCAGGGGACTGGAAAGTGATTGCAACCTCAGTCGTGCAGTGAGGAAGGAGGGGGCACTTAAAAGAGGACACTGACCTctgtcagtggtgcagtgttttGCTTTGGCAGCGGAGCTAATTTTGATCTTGCTTTGACTGACAAGCTTCtaatatttctctctgtgtgtgtgtgtgtgtgtgtgtgtgtgtgtgtgtgtgtgtgtgtgtgtgtgtgtgtgtgtgtgtgtgtgtgtgtgtgtgtgtgtgtgtgtgtgtgtgtgtgtgtgtgtgtgtgtgtgtgtgtgtgtgtgtgtgtgtgtgtgtgtgtgtgtgtgtgtgtgtgattcccCAGCTGAGGCAGCCTCCAGTGAAACGCCTCCGACTACGAGGGGACTGGTCTGACACTGGACCCCGAGCTCGCCcggagagtgagagggagagagacggtAAGATCACAGTGACATGTATGTTTAGTTTAAAGCAGAGGTCTCAAATTACACATCAGGCCCCTGAGAAAATTTAACAAGGTCAACTACATATTACTGTTAGATGTTGCTCATCATAAATTCATTTTCTCACACGTTTTTGTATTTTAGAATAACCCAGTAACTTCCTGATTATGCTGCAAAATCAGAGCATAAAAATAtgcttttttccctcttttactTCACTGTTACCAAACTGTGCTTAACCCGTGCTATGTGCTAACCTAAATAGATACAAACTTGAATTAAAGGTTTTTATCCTTTTAACAGTTCATTTGGAGTTGTGTTTCTAGAAGTAAAGCCCAGTATTCACTCTGGTTTTAGCTCTGTTTCATGTCCCCATCTGTTCCTAATCCAgatatctggctctttagctgcttaaTGCTCCATTATGTTCACCAGCCAGTCGTTACGTGTGTCTGTCGCCTGTCTGGTGCTGAGCTGGTAGTTTTCAGATCAGCACTGTGAGAGCAGTGACACTGAACCAAAGTAGTAAAGTTGGAGCCATAAACCATAAAGTTCTGCAGAACTGAGGATAACTGTCACTATGAATGATACCTTTCACATTACGTGTGATCAATTGTTAATATAAGAATATAGACTTTAGcagcttgtgtttttgtccatCTGTCCCATCTGCAAAGAGAAATTTGTCGTTCTCCAGgagtaaaatgaaaaatctgaagCGGTGATCGCTACAAACGACCAGAGAGAtgaaattttattttctcagttcAGAATTAccatacttaaaaaaaaaaattataccacaacaacaacaaaaatcccCTCCCCAAGCAGAGAGCAAACTGGTAAAATCACCTGGTTCGGACTCTCACCACCTGTAGTTTTTTTATTCGTTTTTCaaatgatttgttattttgctcCTTCACCAACAAGGTCCCTGTTTTGTGTAGCTACAACTTATTACCATTCATTTATCAATACTTTGTGAAATTAACTCTCCTATCTTATTTCTAAGGGAAAAAGAAATATCAACTTTATGTTCTTGCAGCAGGTTCCTATTTGAAACTGCATGTCAACAGGATGTTCTGTGAAGTTAAGATGTAACAGTTGACAACATCTTACggtgttttttgtttccttcactCTTGTAGGTGAGCAGAGCCCAAACGTATCTCTGATGCAGAGGATGTCGGACATGTTGTCTCGTTGGTTTGAGGAGGCCAGCGAggctcagagcagcagagggacgCGACCACAGACACGGCCCAGAGGTGAGAGGACGTCTTCCACAGGCCCACTCGCTCGCTAGGAattttctggactttttcctgttgttttctcacgtgggctcattcggacatttcCTGGGCATTTAACTAGGGTAGATGGCCAGAAAGGTTGCGGAGCAATTGACTCCGACATATGCGTTCTCACAAATAGCCCCTCCAGCAAAATGTCCAGACTctagtgcaggtctgaaagcagctttagggAACACCTTTTCCATGCTGACAAAGTATCTGTTATTATTCTCGCTTTCAGGAACAGCCGTCCGTCCCGAGGCTGTGTCAAATCCTCCAGCTGCCCCTGCAGGAGACTCCAGTCAGAGCTCCAGTGCCCCCGAGAGGCCTGTGACGACAGACACTTCAGTGGAACCTGCTGCTCCTGCCGCTGCCAACCCCGATGCTCCTGCCGCTgccaccgccaccgccaccgccacTGTCGCTGCCACCACTGCTGCCACCGCCGCTGCCACCGCCACCGCCACTGCTGCCCCCATGCCTAagtccacctcctcttcctcctcagggtCTTCATCAACAGTCACAGCACCTCCTCCTTCCAGCTCCACGTCAGTGGAGAGTTCGGCCCCTTCCACCtcccccctcacctcctcccctgACTCAGAGCAGAGGAGTCAGGCAGATGCGACCAGGACCCCCACGCCGGCGGCCGCATCCACCTCAGAAGCTGCACTCTCAggtaaaaggttaaaaaaacacacaccagtcacCTGTCAAGTTTTCACAAATAGTCACAGAAATGTTACTCTTTACGTGAATATGCATCCTCTCCTTATCAGTAGTTGGAGGGTGAACtctgtgtataagtgtgtgtttgttggagcCTCTCCACTCAAGCAGCTGCCTCACTCCactctttttctccttcagcaTCCTGTtgtcctcctgttcctcctcatcctcatttTCTTTGCCTGACTCTCTGCTTCTGACCTTTTcctcacatcctcctcctctcagtctgCTAATCGCTTCGttcactctccctcttctcctctgcctctctgtcagAGTACGGTCCCCACCGGCTTCCCATAAGTTTAGTGTGTAGGCGTTTGCAGAGGTTACTTCGGCTGGCCGACCCCCCGGGACGCGGTCAGCGGGCGGGgccatcttcttcctctgcagagagagcgagacagtcACAAAGAGCTGctacctctgctgctgccgctgctgagACGCCACCCCGTACAGGTTACCCTCCCCTCCAAGCTCCCCACAGCACCCCGCCTGTCCATACGGGCTGTCCGCCTGAGCCCCCCTCCCCTGCCATCTTACCCTTAGGCTCAGCAGACATGTCTGCTTGAAGAGACAGTCATGCTGTAGAGAGACTCGGCCTTGCCAGAACTTACCACTAATCCCACAGTGAtccccttttcatttttcaataaTGCACCTTGTACTTATTAACCCCTATAGGTGCCACTGTCgcctctctgctgtttgttcagccCCTCACTCACTAACGCTCTCACTCCATCGCTCCCCCTGTCGCTTGAGTTCTCACCTGCAAACTCTCCGGTTGGAGTGGCACCAGCTGATGTATGACTCTCTGCTTTGGCATCCTCATGGCTCATGTGGTTGTTCACCCGTGTTTGATGATacacaccagtgtgtgtgacagggacTGATTCGCTTTGGTTTGATGTCACTGCAACTCGAGAATCATAACTGAAGCCCTTTTCAGACACGGAACATTGATGTGAAATGACGGAAGCTTCACACAAAGAGCGACAATACTCAAATTACATTTGGCATGTGGTGCTCAGATAGTATAAGGTTTAAAGTAGTCATATGAAGGGATGAGCTTATTCTCAGGCTGCATCAGTGGTggtttttaaatagaaatgttgCAGCCTGAGCCTTAATTAATGACCACAGTGAGCTTGGGATGCTCACAAATGCTTCTTAAAGTGAAATCCACATtctcagtttcattttttattagAGAGCAAATGCAAGTGCTTATTTCTCTAATGTGCACAAGCATAGAATGACAATATGTTCATTTGGGACTCTCCTATTAAATGTGTCAAGTGGCTggattttgatttattcatccatgcagtttacataaaaaaaaactaataggCAGTGAGTGCTggtatttcttttgtttccgGACTTCAACATTTTGCCGTGTTGAACGTCCTATTTGCACACGCGATCAAAGTATGAAATTGTCGTCATGTTTATGTCATGAGGTCTCGTGTCTGAAAGGAgcttcttgttttattcaaacaggaATTAATCTGACACCAGTGCTTCAGTGAGAGAATAAAGAGTCATTGCTTGTTTAAGTTGAAACCAGCTGTCACTatagaggaagagcagaggatattttatacatataaaacatgttgcagACTTGGTAATGCATTGATCTCAGAATAGGTCAATCTTAATGGTTGTGATTACCGGACTTATTTAACATCACAGGTCTAAATCATTGataaactagaatgacactcagtagagtggatacctccgccaaggcccaaaagtcacCCTATGAAACCATATTTCATTAGAAATGGATTCCTGATTCCATTCTCTCAGAAGTTAAGGGGAAAATGCTAAAAAATGcttcgcaatgttaaagacagtgggAAACAAATTCCAGGATCTGCACAAAGATTTAAAGGGTTCTTCCCCgacccacactgcatccttccaccaatgtttgtggaaatctgtcccgtggtttttgtgtaatccttcttacaaacaaaccaacaaacggacaggggtgaaaacataacctccttggcggaggtggTAAAATAGT encodes the following:
- the dcaf6 gene encoding DDB1- and CUL4-associated factor 6 isoform X6 — protein: MVTMSCSGNLVWDVNKRLIGYNEPNTIRTNYLGRREFVQRLKLEATLNVHDGCVNTISWNDTGEYILSGSDDTFLVITNPYNKKVKKSIRSGHRANIFSAKFMPHTNDQEIISCSGDGIIYYTHIEKSPEFNRQCQFTCHYGTAYEIMTVPNDPYTFLSCGEDGTVRWFDLRTKTSCNKEDCKDDILINCRRAATSISISPLVPYYLAVGCSDSSVRIYDRRMLGTRATGNYMGRGTTGMCVRFVPAHLSNKSCRVTSLCYSEDGQEVLVSYSSDYIYLFNPKDDQARELKGPSEERREELRQPPVKRLRLRGDWSDTGPRARPESERERDGEQSPNVSLMQRMSDMLSRWFEEASEAQSSRGTRPQTRPRGTAVRPEAVSNPPAAPAGDSSQSSSAPERPVTTDTSVEPAAPAAATATATATAAPMPKSTSSSSSGSSSTVTAPPPSSSTSVESSAPSTSPLTSSPDSEQRSQADATRTPTPAAASTSEAALSGGAEPAASPPGESVSALVSSSSSSSAPTSSTSTGTSRPSAAEPVLSLHYSSEGTTTSTIKLDFTDEWSSTSGTMGSGAHKTSEVVQSRASVSTESSASGQIPSEPSRQQSLPAASAEPPCDASCSSTAPAAAEGSSQGGSAERSQPEGAEDTSGGCRRAEPTGESQCGPLPSEWEGQSQPARGNQDSDDSDDDPILIPSTRLRGQGQRLSTRGSAVGDRMIRRSAAARIQELFRRRKERREMEESETQNIRRPSVKMVYKGHRNSRTMIKESCFWGNNFVMSGSDCGHIFIWDRHTAEHLMLLEADNHVVNCLQPHPFDPILASSGIDYDIKVWSPLEVSPSFNRVLANEVITRNELMLEETRNTITVPASFMLRMLASLNHIRSDRREGDRSEGSGQENEEEQ
- the dcaf6 gene encoding DDB1- and CUL4-associated factor 6 isoform X5, which codes for MVTMSCSGNLVWDVNKRLIGYNEPNTIRTNYLGRREFVQRLKLEATLNVHDGCVNTISWNDTGEYILSGSDDTFLVITNPYNKKVKKSIRSGHRANIFSAKFMPHTNDQEIISCSGDGIIYYTHIEKSPEFNRQCQFTCHYGTAYEIMTVPNDPYTFLSCGEDGTVRWFDLRTKTSCNKEDCKDDILINCRRAATSISISPLVPYYLAVGCSDSSVRIYDRRMLGTRATGNYMGRGTTGMCVRFVPAHLSNKSCRVTSLCYSEDGQEVLVSYSSDYIYLFNPKDDQARELKGPSEERREELRQPPVKRLRLRGDWSDTGPRARPESERERDGEQSPNVSLMQRMSDMLSRWFEEASEAQSSRGTRPQTRPRGTAVRPEAVSNPPAAPAGDSSQSSSAPERPVTTDTSVEPAAPAAATATATATAAPMPKSTSSSSSGSSSTVTAPPPSSSTSVESSAPSTSPLTSSPDSEQRSQADATRTPTPAAASTSEAALSDSPSSVVNKQLGSMTLDEQQGGAEPAASPPGESVSALVSSSSSSSAPTSSTSTGTSRPSAAEPVLSLHYSSEGTTTSTIKLDFTDEWSSTSGTMGSGAHKTSEVVQSRASVSTESSASGQIPSEPSRQQSLPAASAEPPCDASCSSTAPAAAEGSSQGGSAERSQPEGAEDTSGGCRRAEPTGESQCGPLPSEWEGQSQPARGNQDSDDSDDDPILIPSTRLRGQGQRLSTRGSAVGDRMIRRSAAARIQELFRRRKERREMEESETQNIRRPSVKMVYKGHRNSRTMIKESCFWGNNFVMSGSDCGHIFIWDRHTAEHLMLLEADNHVVNCLQPHPFDPILASSGIDYDIKVWSPLEVSPSFNRVLANEVITRNELMLEETRNTITVPASFMLRMLASLNHIRSDRREGDRSEGSGQENEEEQ